A genomic window from Populus alba chromosome 19, ASM523922v2, whole genome shotgun sequence includes:
- the LOC118059351 gene encoding disease resistance protein At4g27190-like: protein MFEEMKCIYCGRQFPNDTSISRIKWHLSGEKGRGVAICERVPKQVQEAAFLAMHGANKRHKSMASSSNVNDNAISTTPQEQNNNEVDNLAGDAGTTQAADRMDHALEIHTSINKLQNSIARRIGLDLSNEDEELYRASKLSKELTKKQKWVLILDDLWKAIELRKVGVPIQAVKGCKLIVTTRLENVCQQMGTQQIIKVNPISKEEAWALFIERFGHDVALSPEVEQIAKSVARECAGLPLGIITMAATMRGVVDVREWRNALEELRESKVRKDDMEPEVFYILRFSYNHLSDSALQQCFLYSALFPEDFMIRREDLIAYLIDEGVIKGLKNREAEFNKGHTMLNKLERVCLLESSKKWIGTGIMMHDLIRYADDRYVKMHDLIRDMAIQILQANSQGMVKAGAQLRELPGAEEWTENLTRVSMMQNQIKEIPSSHSPRCPNLSTLLLCRNAKLQFIADSFFEQLHGLKVLDLSYTGITKLPDSVSELVSLAALLLIGCDMLRHVPSLEKLKALKRLDLSGTWALEKMPQGMECLCNLKYLRMSGCGEKEFPSG, encoded by the exons ATGTTTGAGGAGATGAAGTGTATTTATTGCGGGCGTCAATTTCCTAACGATACTTccatttcaaggatcaaatggcatttatCAGGAGAGAAAGGGCGTGGTGTTGCAATTTGTGAAAGAGTTCCTAAACAAGTTCAAGAAGCAGCTTTTCTAGCTATGCATGGTGCcaacaaaagacataaaagcATGGCAAGTTCAAGCAATGTTAATGATAATGCCATTTCAACCACtccacaagaacaaaacaataatgaagTCGACAATTTGGCAGGAGATGCAGGAACGACACAAGCAGCAGATAGAATGGATCACGCACTTGAAATAC ATACCAGCATTAATAAATTGCAAAACAGTATCGCCCGACGGATTGGTTTAGATCTTTCTAATGAAGATGAGGAGCTGTATAGAGCTTCCAAATTGTCAAAAGAATTAACGAAGAAACAgaaatgggttttgattttagatgatttgtggaaGGCTATTGAGCTACGCAAGGTGGGAGTTCCTATCCAAGCTGTTAAGGGATGCAAGCTGATTGTTACAACACGATTAGAAAATGTTTGTCAGCAGATGGGTACCCAACAAATAATCAAAGTGAATCCTATTTCGAAGGAAGAAGCTTGGGCTTTGTTTATTGAGAGATTTGGACACGACGTAGCACTTTCTCCGGAAGTGGAACAAATTGCAAAATCTGTGGCAAGggaatgtgctggtttgccaCTAGGAATTATAACCATGGCTGCAACCATGAGGGGAGTGGTTGACGTACGTGAGTGGAGGAATGCATTGGAGGAATTGAGAGAATCAAAAGTTAGAAAAGATGATATGGAGCCTGAGGTTTTCTACATATTGAGATTTAGTTATAACCATCTAAGTGATTCAGCACTGCAACAATGTTTCTTGTACAGTGCATTATTCCCGGAGGACTTCATGATCCGTAGAGAGGATTTGATAGCTTATTTGATTGACGAGGGAGTGATAAAAGGGCTAAAGAATAGGGAGGCAGAATTTAACAAAGGCCACACAATGCTGAATAAACTCGAAAGAGTCTGCCTATTGGAAAGTTCTAAGAAATGGATTGGTACTGGTATCAtgatgcatgacttgattaggtATGCTGATGATAGAtatgtcaagatgcatgacttgattagggatATGGCCATCCAAATACTACAAGCGAACTCTCAAGGCATGGTCAAAGCAGGTGCACAGTTAAGAGAATTACCGGGTGCAGAGGAGTGGACAGAGAATCTTACTAGAGTTTCAATGATGCaaaaccaaattaaagaaattcctTCTAGCCATTCACCGAGATGTCCCAATCTCTCAACTCTATTGCTATGCAGAAACGCAAAGTTGCAATTTATTGCAGATTCATTTTTTGAGCAGTTACATGGGctcaaggttcttgatctgtctTATACAGGTATCACAAAACTACCTGATTCTGTCTCTGAATTGGTGAGTCTCGCTGCATTATTGCTCATTGGTTGTGATATGTTAAGGCATGTGCCGTCATTAGAAAAGCTCAAGGCACTGAAGAGGTTAGATCTCTCTGGTACTTGGGCACTTGAAAAGATGCCTCAAGGTATGGAATGTCTATGCAACCTGAAGTATCTTAGAATGAGTGGATGtggtgaaaaggagtttcctagtggatag